In Holophagales bacterium, one DNA window encodes the following:
- the kdsB gene encoding 3-deoxy-manno-octulosonate cytidylyltransferase — translation MRVVGAIPARYGSTRLPGKALALLAGKPMVQHVAERARSARGLDRVVVLTDDERIADVVRAFGGDVEMTPSDCASGTDRIAWAARRWQVDAIVNIQGDEPLIDPEGISRVAEHLRAHPEDPIVTLAADALAGDLETPSVVKAVLDARGYALYFSRAPIPFPRQPGGAAPLRHLGIYGYRKEALLRLAALPPDPLELSESLEQLRALANGIPIRVLTGAAPSLGVDTAEDAAHAERLLIEAASRQGA, via the coding sequence ATTCGAGTCGTCGGAGCCATCCCGGCGCGCTACGGTTCGACACGTCTCCCCGGCAAGGCGCTCGCGCTGCTCGCCGGCAAGCCGATGGTCCAGCACGTTGCCGAGCGCGCCCGGTCGGCGCGCGGGCTCGATCGCGTCGTCGTCCTGACCGACGACGAGCGGATCGCCGACGTCGTCCGCGCCTTCGGCGGTGACGTCGAGATGACCCCCAGCGACTGCGCCAGCGGCACCGACCGCATCGCCTGGGCAGCACGACGCTGGCAGGTCGACGCGATCGTCAACATCCAGGGCGACGAACCGCTGATCGATCCCGAGGGGATCTCGCGCGTCGCCGAGCACCTGCGCGCTCACCCCGAGGACCCGATCGTCACGCTCGCCGCCGACGCGCTCGCTGGCGACCTCGAAACCCCGAGCGTCGTCAAGGCGGTGCTCGACGCCCGCGGCTACGCCCTCTACTTCAGCCGGGCGCCCATTCCGTTCCCGCGGCAGCCCGGCGGGGCGGCCCCACTGCGCCACCTCGGGATCTACGGCTACCGCAAGGAGGCCCTCCTGCGCCTCGCCGCGCTGCCGCCAGACCCGCTCGAGCTCTCCGAGTCGCTCGAGCAGTTGCGGGCGTTGGCCAACGGCATCCCCATCCGCGTCCTGACCGGTGCGGCGCCCTCGCTCGGCGTCGACACCGCCGAGGACGCGGCGCACGCAGAACGCCTGCTCATCGAAGCCGCCAGCCGCCAGGGAGCCTGA
- a CDS encoding polyprenyl synthetase family protein, with translation MSPHPSLAPTDPATAVKAERFLSLVADKLAATEELFRRTLDSDVPFIHQAGAYIAAGGGKRMRPALLLLCSQLLGHDGDEEVSYAAVVELLHNSTLIHDDIIDHANLRRGRRTLNELWGNSLTVLLGDWMYATAMRTALAHDNVVVITRLCDATLAMTEGELLSLERLGDSTLTRAQYLDIIDRKTAHLFSAACGIPALIPPARPEAQAALERYGRALGLCFQIVDDLLDFTGEEGRLGKPVLSDLKEGKLTLPLIAVRDRVGPERWKRVEWVLEDRDFVRVEPRQILELAREAGGLDEAAALALEQASAAKAALAGFPPSAAREALELAPDFVLHRRS, from the coding sequence TTGAGCCCTCACCCGAGCCTCGCCCCGACCGACCCCGCGACCGCCGTCAAGGCGGAGCGCTTCTTGTCGCTCGTCGCCGACAAGCTCGCCGCGACCGAGGAGCTCTTCCGCCGCACCCTCGACTCCGATGTGCCCTTCATCCACCAGGCCGGGGCCTACATCGCCGCGGGCGGCGGCAAGCGGATGCGACCGGCGCTCCTGCTGCTCTGCTCCCAACTTCTCGGCCACGACGGCGACGAAGAGGTCAGCTACGCCGCGGTGGTCGAGCTGTTGCACAACTCGACGCTGATCCACGACGACATCATCGATCACGCCAACCTGCGGCGCGGGCGGCGCACCCTCAACGAGCTGTGGGGCAACAGTCTCACCGTGCTGCTCGGCGACTGGATGTACGCCACGGCGATGCGCACGGCGCTCGCGCACGACAACGTGGTGGTGATCACCCGCCTCTGCGATGCCACCCTGGCGATGACCGAAGGCGAGCTGCTGAGCCTCGAACGGCTGGGCGACTCGACGCTGACGCGGGCGCAGTATCTCGACATCATCGACCGCAAGACGGCGCACCTCTTCTCCGCCGCGTGCGGCATCCCGGCCCTGATCCCCCCGGCACGTCCGGAGGCGCAGGCCGCCCTCGAACGCTACGGCCGCGCGCTCGGGCTCTGCTTTCAGATCGTCGACGACCTGCTCGACTTCACCGGCGAGGAGGGTCGGCTCGGCAAGCCGGTGCTCTCCGACCTCAAGGAGGGCAAGCTGACGCTGCCGCTCATCGCGGTGCGCGACCGCGTCGGGCCGGAGCGCTGGAAGCGGGTCGAATGGGTGCTCGAAGACCGCGACTTCGTGCGGGTCGAGCCCCGGCAGATCCTCGAGCTGGCGCGCGAGGCCGGCGGGCTCGACGAGGCCGCGGCGCTGGCGCTCGAACAGGCCTCGGCCGCCAAGGCCGCGCTAGCGGGCTTCCCGCCGAGCGCCGCTCGGGAGGCCCTCGAGCTCGCGCCAGATTTCGTCCTCCACCGGCGCTCGTAG
- a CDS encoding outer membrane lipoprotein carrier protein LolA produces the protein MNAKRMSASGWAALQLLAAACPALAQSAGAPDPWTLLGEVRRRLASEGAIATDFVQTYTPNGFTSGEKESGQLALAVPDCLRWDYEEPFPKGFLLCGEIAYQWTPGEPTGRRIQVEARQQAGLDLFLLPVAALQERYLATVEPKGELIEVELVPKSSTLGLKQARLALDAATLRPRWLAYSDLEGNRSRFDFSAYRTLADRDAFTPPPEVDWRDERPPHI, from the coding sequence ATGAACGCCAAGCGCATGTCGGCAAGCGGGTGGGCTGCTCTGCAGCTGCTCGCCGCGGCCTGTCCCGCCCTCGCGCAGAGTGCCGGCGCACCCGACCCGTGGACGCTGCTCGGCGAGGTCCGCCGACGTCTCGCCAGTGAAGGGGCGATCGCCACCGACTTCGTCCAGACCTACACGCCGAACGGCTTCACCAGCGGCGAGAAGGAGAGCGGTCAGCTCGCCCTGGCCGTGCCCGACTGTCTGCGGTGGGACTACGAAGAGCCGTTCCCCAAGGGCTTCCTGCTCTGCGGCGAGATCGCCTACCAGTGGACACCGGGCGAACCGACCGGGCGGCGCATCCAGGTCGAGGCGCGGCAGCAGGCCGGTCTCGATCTCTTCCTTCTCCCGGTCGCCGCGTTGCAGGAACGCTATCTCGCGACGGTCGAGCCGAAGGGCGAGCTGATCGAGGTCGAGCTCGTCCCGAAGTCGTCGACGCTCGGGCTCAAGCAGGCCCGCCTGGCACTCGACGCCGCGACGTTGCGGCCGCGCTGGCTGGCCTACAGCGACCTCGAGGGAAACCGCTCGCGATTCGACTTCTCCGCCTACCGCACTCTCGCCGACCGCGACGCTTTCACGCCGCCCCCCGAGGTCGACTGGCGGGACGAGCGACCGCCCCATATATAA
- the purH gene encoding bifunctional phosphoribosylaminoimidazolecarboxamide formyltransferase/IMP cyclohydrolase — translation MPAVRRALLSVYDKTGLVDLARGLASRGIALISTGGTLAALRAAGFEAQSVSEVTGFPEILDGRVKTLHPAIHAGLLADRRRDDHVATLAEQSIAPIELLVVNLYPFAATLASGAGREEVVEMIDIGGPAMVRAASKNHGSVAVVVDPADYPRLLAALEEGDGSIAEPLRRELAAKAFATTAGYDRDVARWLADENARPANAELPATLALRLEREIAARYGENPHQPAAIYRESGGAGVLGGFVQLQGKELSYNNLLDADAARKLVALFPDEAAVGIVKHNNPCGVGRGSSALAAYERALACDPVSAFGSIVATNREVDGSMARALADLFVEVVIAPAISAEARATLAGRKNLRLLVAPPYCPAAEAIELRGIDGGFLAQRPDAALDPAEEWTVPTRRHPTEVEREALAFAWKVARYVKSNAIVVANREQTVGIGAGQMSRVDSCRLAIGKAQLPLAGTVAASDAFFPFRDGLDVLADAGVTAVIHPGGSVRDAEVVAAADERGLALLVTGRRHFRH, via the coding sequence ATGCCCGCTGTCCGACGCGCCCTGCTCTCCGTCTACGACAAGACCGGCCTGGTCGATCTCGCCCGGGGCCTGGCCTCTCGGGGAATCGCCCTGATCTCGACCGGCGGTACCCTCGCCGCGCTGCGGGCCGCCGGTTTCGAGGCCCAGTCGGTCTCCGAGGTCACCGGATTCCCGGAGATCCTCGACGGCCGGGTCAAGACCCTCCATCCGGCGATCCACGCCGGTCTCCTCGCCGATCGCCGGCGAGACGACCACGTGGCGACGCTCGCCGAGCAGTCGATCGCGCCGATCGAGCTGCTGGTCGTCAACCTCTACCCGTTCGCCGCAACGCTCGCCTCCGGCGCCGGTCGCGAGGAGGTCGTCGAGATGATCGACATCGGCGGGCCGGCGATGGTGCGCGCCGCGTCGAAGAACCACGGCAGTGTCGCGGTGGTCGTCGATCCGGCGGACTACCCCCGACTGCTCGCCGCGCTCGAGGAGGGCGACGGCTCCATCGCCGAGCCGCTGCGACGCGAGCTCGCCGCCAAGGCCTTCGCCACGACCGCCGGCTACGACCGCGATGTGGCGCGCTGGCTTGCCGACGAGAACGCCCGGCCGGCGAACGCGGAGCTGCCCGCGACGCTGGCGCTGCGGCTCGAACGCGAGATCGCCGCACGCTACGGCGAGAATCCGCACCAACCGGCCGCCATCTACCGCGAGAGCGGCGGCGCCGGCGTGCTGGGCGGCTTCGTCCAGCTTCAGGGCAAAGAGCTCTCGTACAACAACCTGCTCGACGCCGACGCGGCGCGCAAGCTCGTCGCGCTCTTCCCCGACGAGGCCGCGGTGGGGATCGTCAAGCACAACAACCCTTGTGGCGTCGGCCGTGGCTCGAGCGCGCTCGCGGCCTACGAACGGGCGCTGGCCTGCGATCCGGTCTCCGCCTTCGGCTCGATCGTGGCGACCAACCGGGAAGTCGACGGCTCGATGGCGCGCGCTCTCGCCGACCTCTTCGTCGAGGTGGTGATCGCGCCGGCGATCTCCGCGGAGGCGCGCGCGACGCTCGCCGGCCGCAAGAACCTGCGCCTGCTCGTCGCTCCGCCCTACTGCCCGGCAGCCGAGGCCATCGAGCTGCGCGGCATCGACGGCGGCTTCCTCGCCCAACGCCCCGACGCGGCGCTCGATCCCGCGGAGGAGTGGACGGTGCCGACCCGTCGCCACCCCACCGAGGTCGAACGAGAGGCGCTCGCCTTCGCCTGGAAGGTGGCGCGCTACGTCAAGTCGAATGCGATCGTGGTGGCCAACCGCGAGCAGACGGTCGGCATCGGCGCGGGCCAGATGAGCCGCGTCGACTCCTGCCGCCTGGCGATCGGCAAGGCGCAGCTACCGCTCGCCGGCACGGTCGCGGCTTCCGACGCCTTCTTCCCGTTCCGCGACGGTCTCGACGTGCTGGCGGATGCCGGGGTGACCGCGGTGATTCACCCCGGGGGGAGCGTGCGAGATGCCGAGGTGGTCGCCGCGGCGGACGAGCGCGGATTGGCGCTGCTCGTCACCGGACGCCGCCACTTCCGACACTAG
- a CDS encoding DinB family protein: MSFRAIRPSSTEFAPYYAPYVGQVPDGDILETLVREGLETAKRLGSLDPEQECYRYAEGKWSVRQVVGHLADAERVFAYRILRFSRGDETPLASFDENLYAETAPHDRVPLGDLLAELGWLRRSTVSLLAPLDEEMWNRGGEASKQKVSVRALAWITAGHELHHRKVLAERYGLGR, from the coding sequence ATGAGCTTCCGCGCGATTCGCCCGTCGTCCACGGAGTTCGCCCCGTACTATGCCCCGTACGTCGGCCAGGTTCCCGACGGCGACATCCTCGAGACGCTCGTGCGCGAAGGACTCGAGACGGCGAAGCGACTCGGCTCGCTCGATCCCGAGCAGGAGTGCTACCGCTACGCGGAGGGCAAATGGAGCGTCCGCCAGGTGGTCGGGCATCTCGCCGATGCCGAACGGGTGTTCGCTTACCGCATCCTCCGCTTCTCGCGCGGTGACGAGACACCTCTCGCCTCGTTCGACGAGAACCTCTACGCCGAGACGGCGCCGCACGATCGCGTGCCGCTCGGCGACCTGCTCGCCGAGCTCGGCTGGCTGCGGCGGTCGACGGTGTCCCTGCTCGCGCCGCTCGACGAGGAGATGTGGAACCGTGGCGGCGAGGCCAGCAAGCAGAAGGTCAGCGTGCGAGCCCTCGCCTGGATCACCGCCGGCCACGAGCTCCACCACCGCAAGGTTCTCGCCGAACGCTACGGGCTGGGGCGGTAG
- a CDS encoding CBS domain-containing protein, giving the protein MATIQSVMKMRLLTAEPQESVALAVRKMRDLNLGAVLVVAGSRLVGIFSERDLLRRVVAEGKDPALTPIGAVATADPVTVPANTAISRCAELIREKGFRHLPVVDGDGRPVGILSTRDFLQFFVGELEELIDRERREARLEELTDPFDAVPVEL; this is encoded by the coding sequence ATGGCGACCATCCAGTCGGTGATGAAGATGCGCCTGCTCACCGCCGAGCCGCAGGAGTCGGTGGCGCTCGCCGTGCGCAAGATGCGCGATCTGAACCTCGGGGCGGTGCTCGTCGTCGCCGGCAGCCGGCTCGTCGGCATCTTCTCCGAGCGCGACCTGCTCCGCCGCGTGGTGGCGGAGGGGAAGGACCCGGCGCTCACCCCGATCGGCGCCGTGGCCACCGCCGACCCGGTCACCGTGCCAGCCAACACGGCGATCTCGCGTTGTGCCGAGCTGATCCGCGAGAAGGGGTTCCGGCACCTGCCAGTCGTCGATGGAGACGGGCGTCCAGTGGGGATTCTCTCGACGCGCGACTTCCTGCAGTTCTTCGTCGGCGAGCTCGAAGAGCTGATCGATCGCGAGCGCCGGGAGGCGCGGTTGGAGGAGCTGACCGACCCGTTCGACGCGGTGCCGGTCGAGCTCTGA
- a CDS encoding M48 family metalloprotease gives MKRTLAFLLLSTLLVGPLAAPLAAQAQPPENRLQELFFKSLEASQEALDQYGAWDNQVELERVNRIGYRVARETGYSKFPFSFYLIDMAEPNAFALPGGQVFVTRGMLEIGLSDDALAALLGHEIGHVVKDHGMRMQRRATLLNLLSQALMVGVLIHANQNADRNTLARVPDPYGLERTTSSTGDLVQGTYAASMIVGELLLRSYSREFEDEADEVGQRIAAQAGFDPEGTRRLMAQLGSRLPQSHEYGYWRTHPYFEDRVLAANARGAELRRLEPKPDEPFRQENQVQLIGYLNGAPKPELATTLKRAALEAWPLGDQAEKLRIEKLHEQRRSELDRSTLARDYGKLLAAYDRQIEIVARLTPQSPFLSTLREERLELDRVRAELYPQALAIWKSGVYETPFLETFLSNYPKAEPVSEVAGKLGEAYSRLGRQPEAVEKFLLAQRSAPPGSEQAWRMANGLRRLVPVLDKVAALGELAEQTDDVELATLARERLTTLAGTYGDIADGASYLHRFPTGEHAGAVRTRLEVLAMNLYGEVVLYQGIGDSIKALERIQRILTYAPTSPAADRLREKVVVES, from the coding sequence ATGAAGCGGACCCTCGCCTTCCTGCTCCTCTCGACGCTCCTCGTCGGCCCGCTCGCCGCCCCGCTCGCCGCCCAGGCGCAGCCCCCCGAGAACCGACTCCAGGAGCTGTTCTTCAAGAGCCTCGAGGCCTCGCAGGAGGCGCTCGACCAGTACGGTGCGTGGGACAACCAGGTCGAGCTCGAACGGGTCAATCGCATCGGCTACCGGGTGGCGCGGGAGACCGGGTACTCGAAGTTCCCCTTCAGCTTCTATCTCATCGACATGGCGGAGCCGAACGCCTTCGCCCTGCCCGGCGGCCAGGTCTTCGTGACTCGCGGCATGCTCGAGATCGGCCTCTCGGACGACGCCCTCGCCGCCCTCCTCGGCCACGAGATCGGCCACGTGGTCAAAGACCACGGCATGCGGATGCAACGGCGGGCGACGCTGCTCAACCTCCTCTCCCAGGCGTTGATGGTGGGCGTCCTGATCCACGCCAATCAGAACGCCGACCGCAACACCCTGGCGCGGGTCCCCGACCCCTACGGCCTCGAGCGCACCACGAGCTCGACCGGCGACCTGGTCCAGGGGACGTACGCGGCGAGCATGATCGTCGGCGAGCTGTTGTTGCGCAGCTACAGCCGCGAGTTCGAGGACGAGGCCGACGAGGTCGGTCAACGGATCGCCGCCCAGGCCGGATTCGACCCCGAAGGCACGCGTCGGCTCATGGCGCAGCTCGGCTCGCGCCTGCCGCAGTCGCACGAATACGGCTACTGGCGCACGCACCCCTATTTCGAGGATCGCGTTCTGGCGGCCAACGCCCGCGGTGCCGAGCTGCGGCGCTTGGAGCCGAAACCTGACGAGCCGTTCCGCCAGGAGAACCAGGTCCAGCTGATCGGCTACCTCAACGGTGCGCCCAAGCCGGAGCTCGCCACGACGCTGAAGCGTGCGGCGCTCGAGGCCTGGCCGCTCGGGGATCAGGCCGAGAAGCTGCGGATCGAGAAGCTCCACGAGCAGCGGCGCAGCGAGCTCGACCGCTCCACCCTGGCGCGCGACTACGGCAAGCTCCTCGCCGCCTACGACCGGCAGATCGAGATCGTCGCGCGCCTGACGCCGCAGAGCCCGTTTCTCTCGACGCTGCGGGAAGAGCGGCTCGAGCTCGATCGCGTTCGCGCCGAGCTCTATCCGCAGGCCCTTGCGATCTGGAAGAGCGGCGTCTATGAGACGCCGTTCCTCGAGACGTTCCTGTCCAACTACCCGAAGGCGGAGCCGGTCAGTGAAGTGGCCGGCAAGCTCGGCGAGGCCTACAGCCGGCTGGGGAGACAGCCTGAGGCGGTCGAGAAGTTCCTCCTTGCTCAGCGCAGCGCTCCGCCAGGATCCGAGCAGGCATGGCGGATGGCGAACGGGCTGCGACGACTCGTGCCGGTCCTCGACAAGGTGGCCGCCCTCGGCGAGCTCGCCGAGCAGACCGACGACGTCGAGCTCGCGACGCTGGCGCGCGAACGCCTGACGACGCTCGCCGGGACCTACGGCGACATCGCCGACGGCGCCTCCTACCTGCACCGCTTTCCGACGGGCGAGCATGCCGGTGCCGTGCGCACCCGGCTCGAGGTCCTGGCGATGAATCTCTACGGAGAGGTGGTCCTCTACCAGGGCATCGGCGACAGCATCAAGGCGCTGGAGAGGATCCAGCGCATTCTCACCTATGCCCCGACCTCGCCGGCAGCCGACCGGCTGCGCGAAAAGGTCGTGGTCGAGAGCTGA
- a CDS encoding acetyl-CoA C-acyltransferase: protein MNASSPEPPVSLAQPQGEEPSAQEEISGRADTVRTRATAAPAVAPTRRQKLRGSSGRVAILDGCRTPFCRAGGELCEMEAVDLAGVAAAELVTRSGIDPSELDLSVFGVVVPSQQTPNLGREVVFRASLPMSLPGTTVNLACASANRAIVSVAEAILLGEAEVGLAGGAESLSNVPLQFRRQAARRFVALSRARSAAERLAIGARFRLRDFAPVPPAIAEYATGLSMGEACEKMAKENAISRRAQDEIALLSHQRAAAAQAEGRFAGQIVATFPPPTYDRAVLSDRGVRPDTTAEALAALRPAFDRRFGTLTAGNSSPLTDGGSAVLLASEKKAKALGIAPLGFIRSYAFAAVDPGGQLLQGPAYAVPLALDRAGLTLADIDLVEMHEAFAAQVLSNLKAFASPRFAREELGRSAPLGELDLERVNVNGGSIALGHPFGATGGRLTIQLLAELKRRNLQLGLLTVCAAGGHGFAMVVERA, encoded by the coding sequence ATGAACGCAAGCTCACCCGAACCCCCGGTGTCGTTGGCGCAGCCGCAGGGAGAGGAGCCTTCGGCGCAGGAGGAGATCTCGGGACGCGCCGACACGGTTCGCACCCGCGCCACGGCGGCGCCGGCAGTCGCGCCGACCCGTCGCCAGAAGCTCCGCGGGAGCTCCGGCCGAGTGGCGATCCTCGACGGCTGCCGCACGCCGTTCTGCCGGGCAGGGGGCGAGCTCTGCGAGATGGAGGCGGTCGATCTCGCCGGAGTGGCTGCCGCCGAGCTCGTCACGCGCAGCGGCATCGACCCGTCGGAGCTCGACCTGTCGGTCTTCGGGGTCGTCGTGCCGTCGCAGCAGACGCCGAACCTCGGTCGGGAGGTGGTCTTCCGCGCTTCGTTGCCGATGTCGCTGCCCGGCACGACGGTCAATCTGGCGTGTGCGTCGGCCAACCGCGCCATCGTGTCGGTGGCCGAAGCGATCCTCCTCGGCGAGGCGGAGGTGGGGCTCGCCGGAGGGGCGGAGTCGCTTTCGAATGTCCCCCTGCAGTTCCGGCGCCAGGCCGCGCGGCGTTTCGTCGCCCTCTCCAGGGCACGCTCGGCTGCCGAGCGGCTGGCGATCGGTGCGCGATTCCGGCTGCGGGACTTCGCGCCGGTCCCCCCGGCCATTGCCGAGTACGCCACCGGCCTCTCGATGGGAGAGGCCTGCGAGAAGATGGCCAAAGAGAACGCCATCTCGCGCCGTGCCCAGGACGAGATCGCCCTGCTCTCCCACCAGCGCGCGGCGGCAGCGCAGGCCGAAGGTCGGTTCGCGGGACAGATCGTCGCCACCTTTCCTCCGCCGACCTACGATCGCGCCGTTCTCTCCGACCGCGGGGTGCGTCCCGACACGACGGCCGAAGCGCTTGCCGCGCTGCGTCCGGCCTTCGATCGGCGCTTTGGCACGCTGACGGCGGGCAACTCCAGCCCGCTCACCGATGGCGGATCGGCCGTTCTGCTCGCCAGCGAGAAGAAGGCGAAGGCGCTCGGGATCGCGCCGCTCGGTTTCATTCGCTCCTACGCGTTCGCCGCCGTGGATCCGGGGGGGCAGCTCCTCCAGGGTCCGGCCTACGCCGTACCGCTCGCGCTCGATCGCGCCGGGCTGACGCTCGCCGACATCGACCTCGTCGAGATGCACGAAGCCTTCGCCGCCCAGGTGCTGTCGAACCTCAAGGCCTTCGCTTCACCGCGCTTCGCCCGGGAGGAGCTCGGGCGGAGCGCCCCGCTCGGCGAGCTCGACCTCGAACGCGTCAACGTCAACGGCGGATCGATCGCCCTCGGCCATCCGTTCGGTGCGACCGGCGGGCGGCTGACGATCCAGCTCCTCGCCGAGCTCAAGCGGCGGAACCTCCAGCTCGGTCTGCTCACCGTTTGCGCCGCAGGCGGGCACGGCTTCGCCATGGTGGTCGAGCGCGCATGA
- a CDS encoding CoA transferase: MSAAPLAGLLVVDLSRHLPGPLVARLLADLGARVVKIEEPELGDPVRQAPPARQGRSLLATELLGGVESAAADLKRPGGRDLLARLLERADVLLESFRPGTLARLGFPLDELRRRHPRLVVCSISGFGQDGPAAGRAGHDLTYQAVAGTLASPMSMPGIPAADLLGAWSAVSSVLAALVARERGGEGSAIDASLLDGAVHGNLVQWAAAAGGAESVAGDLTGALPCYNLYRSRDGRGVALALLEPKFWKRFCALTGRRDLRRVQYDKSPIARRRVAELIGSRNAADWQALFVADDLPAEVVRSPVEALADPQVVARGVVANGADGLPRPAFPARFDGERPPRCGDLPALGADTRRLLAELGSPLAGASHLARRRAGVAPRWSWRSLRWRLGSG, encoded by the coding sequence ATGAGCGCCGCGCCGCTCGCGGGTCTTCTGGTCGTCGACCTCTCCCGGCACCTGCCGGGACCGCTGGTCGCCCGGCTGCTCGCCGACCTCGGTGCGCGGGTCGTCAAGATCGAGGAGCCGGAGCTCGGTGACCCGGTGCGCCAGGCCCCGCCGGCGCGGCAGGGTCGTTCGCTGCTCGCCACCGAGCTGCTCGGCGGCGTCGAAAGCGCGGCGGCCGACCTCAAGCGACCGGGAGGACGCGACCTCCTCGCCCGTCTGCTCGAACGGGCCGACGTGCTGCTCGAGAGCTTCCGACCGGGCACCCTCGCCCGGCTCGGGTTCCCACTCGACGAGCTGCGGCGGCGCCATCCGCGGCTGGTGGTCTGTTCGATCTCCGGCTTCGGACAGGACGGCCCGGCGGCGGGTCGTGCCGGACACGACCTGACCTACCAGGCCGTCGCCGGCACGCTGGCCTCGCCGATGTCGATGCCCGGTATCCCGGCGGCCGATCTGCTCGGCGCCTGGAGCGCGGTCTCGTCGGTGCTGGCGGCTCTCGTCGCGCGCGAGCGGGGCGGCGAGGGCAGCGCCATCGACGCGAGCCTGCTCGACGGTGCGGTGCACGGCAACCTCGTCCAGTGGGCCGCGGCGGCGGGCGGCGCCGAGTCGGTCGCCGGTGACCTCACCGGTGCGCTGCCCTGCTACAACCTCTACCGCTCCCGCGACGGCCGTGGCGTGGCGCTCGCCCTGCTCGAGCCGAAATTCTGGAAGCGTTTCTGCGCCCTCACTGGCCGGCGCGACCTGCGTCGGGTGCAGTACGACAAGAGCCCGATCGCGCGGCGCCGCGTCGCCGAGCTCATCGGCTCGCGGAACGCGGCCGACTGGCAGGCGCTGTTCGTCGCCGACGATCTGCCGGCGGAGGTCGTGCGCTCGCCGGTCGAGGCGCTCGCCGATCCGCAGGTCGTCGCCCGCGGCGTCGTGGCGAATGGTGCCGACGGTCTGCCGCGACCGGCCTTTCCGGCGCGATTCGACGGCGAACGGCCGCCACGATGCGGCGACCTGCCGGCGCTCGGTGCCGACACGCGACGGCTGCTCGCCGAGCTCGGCTCGCCGCTCGCCGGAGCCTCGCATCTCGCACGCCGACGGGCGGGAGTAGCACCTCGCTGGAGCTGGAGGAGCCTGCGATGGCGGCTGGGATCCGGCTAG